One region of Primulina tabacum isolate GXHZ01 chromosome 1, ASM2559414v2, whole genome shotgun sequence genomic DNA includes:
- the LOC142519614 gene encoding NDR1/HIN1-like protein 10, translating to MQSHRPMTPPQPQQPPRAPVGRPQHSWLLRCIALTALASIVFTVLVVIIIWVSVQPRKLKYSMEHGSISAYNLTKDVLNAKFHFVLRAHNPNKRVSLYYNRIDVSVLYEDQILSVSTVAPFYQPRRNVTHLDLDLAAKNEKLYGAVARDLKVDQASGDADLKVKIRAKIRLKIGVFKIHRKLKVLCESLRVPFSSSNGFQRVPCDTDVD from the coding sequence ATGCAAAGCCACCGGCCCATGACACCACCACAGCCGCAGCAGCCACCACGAGCGCCGGTGGGGCGACCACAACATTCTTGGCTTCTGAGATGCATTGCCCTTACAGCTCTAGCCTCGATTGTTTTCACAGTTCTAGTTGTCATCATCATCTGGGTATCCGTCCAACCAAGAAAATTGAAATATTCGATGGAGCACGGTTCCATCAGTGCTTACAACCTAACAAAAGACGTCCTAAACGCAAAATTCCATTTCGTGCTCCGAGCGCACAATCCTAACAAAAGGGTCTCGTTATATTACAACAGGATCGACGTGTCGGTGTTGTACGAGGATCAGATTCTGTCGGTCAGTACTGTTGCTCCATTCTATCAGCCAAGGAGAAATGTGACCCATTTGGACTTGGATTTGGCGGCTAAAAACGAGAAGCTTTATGGGGCCGTGGCCCGTGATTTGAAAGTGGATCAGGCCTCGGGTGATGCGGACTTGAAAGTGAAAATCAGGGCTAAAATCAGATTGAAGATTGGGGTTTTCAAGATTCATCGCAAGCTTAAGGTTCTTTGTGAATCGTTGAGGGTCCCGTTCTCCAGTTCGAATGGGTTTCAGAGGGTTCCGTGTGACACGGATGTGGATTAG
- the LOC142548601 gene encoding uncharacterized protein LOC142548601, whose translation MAVTGLHKVSAFGTSLFVESQSSGSSVWEEPHVRPSTRASSLLQMWRELEDEHVVSPFYRQRHRRSNTSDSDCTSIVASVGQGSDNGDDTSECADETENHGITTHSEMNIEDSDSIISGQSSDLGDIERERVRQVFREWMNSGAKGHSPDGFPLNNNTGEQCLSENVCERVRIIKEWVQTVARHGNNNGSLRNEVAEVGSQIEQVRDGLVISRPQIGARRPVQRLCGRQTLLDLLLRAQSDRNKELRDLSEQRPVSDFAHRNRIQALLRGRFLRNEILITDKRPSSMAATELGLLRQRSTVSDLREGFLSKLHNSTSTPGNSAVASSSLSDESSGEAESTCIGGTAAEIHTAEIDADENRSLHEFVSRVTEVEEHSALVHDGNAEVSLGIGSAHSPEQPTFDNEASEHNSHFDQNNAVFSNEPPLENVYEPRSDASYVHEVAGDTVYMEGNTNEEFDRQDALTIEEEARDSEVGIDNNSWHQLTGVAFTEWTDASRDDTSC comes from the exons ATGGCTGTCACGGGATTGCACAAGGTATCTgcttttggcacttctttatttGTGGAGTCCCAGTCTTCGGGGTCGAGCGTCTGGGAGGAACCACATGTTAGGCCCAGTACTAGGGCATCCTCACTGTTACAAATGTGGCGGGAGCTTGAGGATGAGCATGTGGTGAGTCCTTTTTATAGACAAAGGCACCGGAGAAGCAACACTTCAGATTCTGACTGCACAAGTATCGTAGCTTCTGTTGGACAAGGGAGTGATAATGGGGACGATACCTCTGAATGTGCTGATGAGACTGAGAATCATGGGATAACGACACATTCAGagatgaatattgaagatagTGACAGTATTATATCGGGACAATCTAGTGATTTGGGAGATATAGAACGTGAAAGAGTGAGACAAGTTTTTCGGGAATGGATGAACAGTGGTGCTAAGGGTCATTCACCTGATGGATTTCCTCTGAACAATAATACCGGAGAACAGTGCCTCAGTGAGAATGTTTGCGAAAGAGTTAGAATCATCAAGGAATGGGTGCAGACCGTTGCTCGGCACGGAAACAATAATGGATCACTTAGAAATGAAGTTGCCGAAGTTGGTTCTCAAATTGAGCAGGTGCGGGATGGGCTAGTGATTTCTCGTCCTCAGATTGGTGCTCGAAGGCCTGTACAAAGATTATGTGGTAGACAGACtcttcttgatcttcttctGAGGGCTCAGAGTGATAGGAATAAAGAACTTCGGGATTTATCTGAACAGAGGCCGGTGTCAGATTTTGCCCATCGCAATCGCATTCAG GCACTCCTAAGAGGTAGGTTTTtaagaaatgaaatattgatcaCAGACAAGAGACCTTCTTCCATGGCTGCAACTGAACTGGGTTTGCTGAGGCAAAGAAGTACAGTTTCCGATCTCAG GGAAGGATTCCTCTCCAAATTGCACAATTCGACTTCCACTCCAGGGAACAGTGCTGTGGCTAGTTCCTCTTTAAGTGACGAAAGTAGTGGTGAGGCGGAGTCTACATGCATCGGAGGGACAGCTGCTGAGATTCATACAGCGGAAATAGATGCAGATGAAAACAGAAGTCTGCATGAATTTGTATCAAGAGTAACTGAAGTAGAGGAGCATTCAGCTCTGGTTCATGATGGAAATGCAGAAGTATCTCTGGGCATTGGAAGTGCTCATAGTCCAGAGCAGCCGACATTTGACAATGAGGCAAGTGAGCATAATAGCCATTTTGACCAGAACAATGCCGTTTTCTCTAATGAACCGCCActcgaaaatgtttatgaaccGAGAAGTGATGCGAGTTATGTTCATGAAGTGGCTGGTGACACTGTTTATATGGAAGGGAACACTAATGAAGAATTTGATAGACAAGATGCTTTAACTATAGAGGAAGAAGCTCGAGACTCGGAAGTCGGGATTGATAACAACTCATGGCACCAGCTAACGGGTGTTGCTTTTACGGAATGGACAGATGCTAGCAGAGATGATACAAGCTGCTAA